One Brevibacillus choshinensis genomic window carries:
- a CDS encoding pyridoxal-phosphate-dependent aminotransferase family protein has protein sequence MFTDKQILRIPGPTPIPPRVQQAMNQPMMGHRSGKFSALFARTAERLKPYFGTQQDVYIIAGSGTSALEMGVVNTLQPGDEAAILVSGNFGERFAKICERYGVVAHRLEVPWGEAVTPEKLDAFLKEKPQVKAVFATYCETSTGVQNPIAELAQVIRKQSDALFIVDAVSCLGAVPCEMDAWGVDIVVTGSQKAFMLPTGLAFLAASERAWSVIDNNKSLAFYLDLKAYRKSMKDQTTPYTPAVSLIFGLAEVLDILEEEGLDAIVKRHELMRDMTRAAMRALNIKLMAEDAYAATTVTSCDPQGAFDAEAMRKALTKHYNISIAGGQQHLKGKIFRIGHMGYCEPLDVLQVIAAIEMSLHKIGAPVELGAGVKAAQEVLIAHA, from the coding sequence ATGTTTACTGACAAACAGATCTTGCGAATTCCAGGTCCTACGCCTATCCCACCTCGCGTGCAACAAGCGATGAACCAACCGATGATGGGACACCGCAGCGGAAAATTCTCTGCATTGTTTGCTCGCACGGCTGAGCGTTTGAAACCTTACTTCGGAACTCAGCAAGACGTGTACATTATCGCAGGCAGCGGAACCAGCGCTCTGGAAATGGGCGTTGTCAATACACTTCAACCTGGTGATGAAGCAGCTATTCTCGTCAGCGGCAATTTCGGCGAAAGATTTGCAAAAATTTGTGAGCGTTACGGCGTGGTCGCCCACCGTCTCGAGGTTCCTTGGGGCGAAGCGGTAACACCAGAGAAGCTGGACGCATTCCTGAAGGAAAAGCCACAGGTAAAAGCTGTGTTTGCGACTTACTGCGAGACATCGACTGGCGTGCAAAACCCGATTGCTGAACTGGCTCAAGTCATCCGCAAGCAGTCTGATGCCCTGTTCATCGTGGATGCCGTGAGCTGCCTGGGCGCTGTTCCATGCGAAATGGATGCCTGGGGTGTAGACATCGTCGTGACCGGTTCCCAAAAGGCTTTCATGCTCCCTACCGGCCTTGCTTTCCTGGCAGCCAGCGAGCGTGCCTGGAGCGTGATCGATAACAACAAGTCCCTTGCGTTTTACCTGGATCTCAAAGCGTACCGCAAAAGCATGAAGGACCAAACAACGCCATATACTCCAGCTGTATCGCTGATTTTCGGCCTCGCCGAAGTCCTCGACATCTTGGAGGAAGAAGGCCTGGATGCCATCGTGAAGCGCCACGAGCTGATGCGTGACATGACTCGCGCCGCGATGAGAGCCCTGAACATCAAGCTGATGGCTGAAGATGCCTACGCAGCAACTACCGTTACTTCCTGCGACCCGCAAGGCGCTTTCGACGCAGAGGCCATGCGCAAAGCATTGACCAAGCACTACAACATTTCGATTGCTGGCGGACAGCAGCACCTCAAAGGGAAAATCTTCCGCATTGGCCACATGGGATACTGCGAGCCGCTCGATGTTCTGCAAGTGATCGCTGCCATCGAAATGTCGCTCCACAAAATTGGCGCTCCAGTAGAACTGGGTGCCGGTGTAAAAGCTGCTCAGGAGGTGCTCATCGCACATGCATAA
- a CDS encoding ferredoxin — MTTWVDKDTCIACGACGATAPDVFDYDDEGLAFNKLDDNANSVEIPDILQDDVRDAAEGCPTDSIKVE, encoded by the coding sequence ATGACAACATGGGTAGATAAAGATACTTGCATTGCTTGCGGCGCCTGTGGAGCAACTGCTCCTGACGTATTTGACTACGACGATGAAGGCTTGGCCTTCAACAAGCTGGACGACAATGCAAACAGCGTTGAAATCCCGGATATCCTTCAAGACGACGTTCGCGACGCCGCAGAAGGATGCCCAACTGATTCTATCAAAGTGGAATAG
- a CDS encoding helix-turn-helix domain-containing protein, translating into MNNRSITAQDFYCAVALNALIPLANERTLQAAYYILRGRRANQTLQDIHLYHLYPYYRMFPRFSKEDWDKIVSTLLQGALIEHLEVTAANGKPSFLVTEKGRDQAREWRTQFQLDLWLAPFTDSTMAARMELFWQRLHLLVQTISQILAEDMGFLPVVSDKKIQQWVKAQVAGSSDRDQWKRFLREELYHLWSPFPAEVQALLVRQLSGAAQVGKTLSQLAMQQNELAAHLLLKFRYGLAQSVQRLEGEKAHFPYLSRLVSQADRLDTRLTESAARTYALIQKGWGVEQIAKSRNVKVSTVEDHLAEIALRCPEWDCRSYLDPQLGAQIMRVSEALQTSRLRLIKDQLGTGVSYLQIRLALARRQGGAADE; encoded by the coding sequence ATGAACAATCGGAGCATTACGGCACAGGATTTCTATTGCGCTGTCGCCTTAAACGCCTTGATTCCTCTTGCCAATGAGCGAACGCTCCAGGCAGCTTACTACATTCTGCGAGGCAGGAGGGCAAACCAGACTCTGCAAGATATACATTTGTACCACCTTTATCCGTATTATCGGATGTTTCCCCGTTTTTCAAAAGAGGATTGGGATAAAATTGTTTCAACTTTGTTGCAGGGTGCCCTCATTGAGCATCTGGAAGTGACGGCTGCAAACGGAAAACCGTCATTTCTCGTAACCGAAAAAGGAAGAGATCAGGCGAGGGAATGGAGAACTCAATTTCAGCTCGATCTTTGGCTAGCTCCGTTCACGGATTCCACCATGGCTGCGAGAATGGAGCTGTTTTGGCAGCGTCTGCATTTGCTCGTGCAAACCATTTCCCAGATTCTCGCAGAAGATATGGGATTTTTGCCAGTCGTGTCAGATAAAAAAATCCAGCAGTGGGTAAAAGCGCAAGTTGCAGGCTCTTCCGATCGAGACCAGTGGAAACGCTTCCTGAGAGAAGAGCTTTATCATCTCTGGAGCCCTTTTCCAGCGGAAGTCCAAGCACTTTTGGTCAGACAGCTGTCTGGTGCAGCTCAAGTGGGAAAAACCTTGAGCCAGCTAGCGATGCAGCAAAACGAGCTCGCAGCCCATCTGCTCCTGAAATTTCGCTACGGTCTCGCTCAGTCGGTTCAGCGGCTGGAGGGTGAGAAAGCGCACTTTCCTTATCTTTCTCGTCTTGTCAGTCAAGCAGACAGGCTGGATACACGCTTAACGGAGAGCGCGGCACGCACCTATGCGTTGATCCAGAAAGGATGGGGCGTCGAGCAGATTGCCAAGTCAAGAAATGTCAAGGTGAGTACAGTCGAGGATCATCTGGCAGAAATTGCACTCCGATGCCCGGAGTGGGACTGTCGCTCGTATCTGGATCCACAGCTGGGAGCGCAAATTATGCGAGTGAGTGAAGCGCTGCAGACGAGCAGGCTGCGCTTGATCAAGGATCAGCTGGGGACAGGTGTCTCCTATTTGCAAATTCGTCTGGCGTTGGCGCGCAGACAAGGAGGTGCGGCGGATGAATGA
- a CDS encoding RecQ family ATP-dependent DNA helicase, protein MNEQLLDNLQAHFGHSSFRPGQEDIISRVMEGRNVLAILATGGGKSITYQLPALLLPGITVVVSPLISLMMDQVQQLRTRRKIPATYLNSSQDYSESRDVLRELANGAYKLLYVSPEKLQQPYVQAVLKRVGVSLVAIDEAHCISQWGHDFRTDYLRLPDAIRQLGNPTVLAVTATATADVRHEIGKLFQIESSDMIVQALNRANIALDLIAAPDEGERREQVLRMMDELEGPGIVYCSTRQAVEVLVASYQLEGSKRIHGYHGGMESMERVLIQSQFLADELDVIIATNAFGMGIDKPNIRYVIHYQMPASMEAYAQEIGRVGRDGGPGYAVLFHVSEDLQIHQHMVEKEYPTQLQVMQFYQWAQTAKDKPGSEALAAVDLTEEMVQLLTFYTEQAGLSAEVAATTEEMQDHVRRIWEQTEKRKRLKKQKLFEMLSYVEGTDDCLRKKLNRYFGEDQTAYSLYCCSRCGLEKQAYEGKSSVAHGKNLENSWDLRQALEYLLPKN, encoded by the coding sequence ATGAATGAGCAGCTGCTGGATAATTTGCAGGCTCATTTTGGTCATAGCTCGTTTCGACCAGGCCAGGAAGACATCATCTCGCGTGTAATGGAAGGAAGGAATGTGCTGGCGATTCTCGCGACGGGCGGCGGGAAATCCATCACGTACCAGCTGCCTGCCTTGCTTTTGCCGGGAATCACGGTAGTGGTATCGCCGCTCATTTCGCTCATGATGGATCAAGTACAGCAACTGCGCACGCGCAGAAAAATCCCTGCGACCTATCTGAATAGCTCCCAGGATTACAGTGAATCGCGGGATGTGCTGCGAGAGCTTGCGAATGGAGCGTACAAGCTCTTGTATGTGTCTCCCGAAAAACTCCAGCAGCCCTACGTTCAAGCAGTGCTAAAACGCGTGGGAGTTTCGCTGGTTGCGATTGATGAAGCGCATTGTATTTCCCAATGGGGTCACGATTTTCGCACGGATTATTTACGGCTTCCGGACGCGATCCGGCAATTGGGAAATCCGACCGTGCTTGCGGTCACTGCAACAGCTACTGCGGATGTCCGCCATGAAATCGGGAAGCTCTTCCAGATCGAATCCAGCGACATGATCGTACAGGCGCTCAATCGGGCAAACATCGCCCTAGATCTGATTGCTGCGCCAGACGAGGGCGAGCGCAGGGAGCAAGTGCTGAGAATGATGGACGAGCTGGAGGGTCCGGGTATCGTTTATTGCAGCACACGCCAAGCAGTCGAAGTCCTCGTTGCCTCGTATCAGCTGGAGGGTAGCAAAAGGATTCACGGCTATCATGGCGGGATGGAGAGCATGGAGAGGGTCCTCATACAATCGCAGTTTTTGGCAGACGAACTGGATGTGATCATCGCGACCAATGCATTTGGCATGGGGATTGACAAGCCCAATATTCGTTACGTGATCCATTATCAGATGCCTGCCAGCATGGAGGCGTACGCCCAGGAAATCGGACGTGTCGGCCGAGATGGAGGACCGGGATATGCCGTTCTCTTTCACGTAAGCGAGGACTTGCAGATTCACCAGCACATGGTGGAGAAAGAATACCCGACGCAATTGCAGGTCATGCAATTTTACCAATGGGCCCAAACGGCGAAGGACAAACCCGGGAGTGAAGCTTTGGCGGCAGTCGACCTGACAGAAGAAATGGTTCAGCTTCTTACGTTTTACACTGAACAAGCAGGATTATCCGCAGAAGTGGCAGCGACGACAGAGGAAATGCAGGATCATGTGAGGAGAATTTGGGAACAGACGGAAAAGCGCAAACGGTTGAAGAAACAAAAGCTGTTCGAAATGCTGTCTTATGTAGAAGGAACGGATGATTGCTTGCGCAAGAAGCTGAATCGCTATTTCGGCGAAGATCAGACTGCGTATTCCTTGTACTGCTGCTCGCGCTGCGGCTTGGAGAAACAAGCTTACGAGGGGAAATCCTCAGTTGCGCATGGAAAGAATCTCGAAAACTCTTGGGATTTGAGGCAGGCGTTGGAGTATCTTTTGCCGAAAAACTAA
- a CDS encoding CPBP family intramembrane glutamic endopeptidase, translated as MKDSGQEMDEANLRLNLWLTQGLVLAIAAGSSFFFHGVNGTRELFVPPGWHGIGMAAGVALLIVLASIAMDRYLPSSWQDDGSVNEMVFGNLSPWMTTLVCISVGVGEEWLFRGVVQSFVGNVWTSVIFTVIHVRYLKKPLLFISVFLTSLLLGWLFQREGTLWPSIFAHIAIDLLLAFYLQYTLKKGKGEEQ; from the coding sequence GTGAAGGACAGTGGGCAAGAGATGGATGAAGCTAATCTACGGTTAAATCTCTGGCTGACACAAGGCTTGGTACTGGCGATTGCTGCAGGTAGCAGTTTCTTTTTTCATGGAGTAAACGGAACAAGAGAACTGTTTGTCCCGCCAGGCTGGCACGGCATCGGAATGGCGGCAGGTGTTGCCCTTTTGATTGTGCTCGCCAGTATTGCGATGGACCGTTATCTGCCGAGCAGCTGGCAGGATGATGGATCCGTGAATGAAATGGTCTTTGGCAATCTATCCCCATGGATGACGACGCTCGTATGCATTTCGGTTGGAGTCGGGGAAGAATGGCTGTTCCGCGGTGTCGTCCAGTCATTCGTTGGAAACGTTTGGACGAGTGTCATTTTCACAGTGATTCACGTCCGCTATCTGAAAAAGCCGCTCCTGTTTATCAGCGTCTTCCTTACCAGTCTATTATTAGGCTGGCTGTTTCAGCGGGAGGGGACGCTTTGGCCTTCGATTTTCGCGCATATTGCGATTGATTTGCTGCTGGCTTTTTACCTTCAGTACACGCTAAAGAAAGGAAAGGGGGAGGAACAGTGA
- a CDS encoding LysM peptidoglycan-binding domain-containing protein: MTIEPTGLPPRGSRKKQTRSPVSLKKLLQSGLVLFGALFFGLIGIELYQAKMTHPSAAEGTPVVNAEKPTDVQGAPASEQTTAALPAAARQPAQPAPSVTEPPTTKPSAEAAPSTAAAPSAVQIVGSAPPKQAGIKEATGKTTSVSKPVTDARKAEAPIAKASEKPKAVKHVVQKGETLYMLSRKYYGNNSSVARIANYNGMSLEAQLTAGTVVMVPISK, from the coding sequence GTGACTATCGAACCGACAGGATTGCCGCCTCGTGGCTCCCGAAAAAAGCAAACAAGAAGCCCGGTTTCGCTGAAAAAGCTATTACAATCTGGCTTGGTTCTGTTCGGTGCCCTGTTTTTCGGATTGATTGGTATCGAATTGTACCAGGCGAAAATGACTCACCCCTCCGCTGCGGAAGGCACCCCAGTGGTAAATGCCGAGAAGCCGACGGATGTGCAGGGTGCACCTGCTTCGGAACAGACTACTGCCGCTCTCCCAGCAGCTGCCAGGCAACCAGCACAGCCGGCTCCTTCCGTAACGGAGCCGCCAACGACAAAGCCATCGGCTGAAGCTGCTCCTTCTACAGCAGCTGCTCCATCGGCTGTGCAGATTGTGGGCTCTGCGCCCCCCAAGCAAGCGGGAATAAAGGAAGCGACCGGGAAAACGACTTCTGTAAGCAAGCCTGTGACCGATGCGAGAAAGGCGGAAGCCCCAATAGCTAAGGCGTCAGAAAAGCCAAAGGCAGTCAAGCATGTGGTGCAAAAGGGGGAGACGCTCTATATGCTATCCCGCAAATACTACGGCAACAACTCCAGTGTGGCGCGAATTGCTAATTACAATGGAATGTCCCTCGAAGCCCAACTGACAGCAGGAACAGTCGTGATGGTGCCAATCTCCAAGTAA
- a CDS encoding NAD(P)/FAD-dependent oxidoreductase has protein sequence MRYDTIIVGGGIGGLQTAIQLARSLRRVAVVDIPGGRSTVAKAYRNVLGFPDGISGEGLRKIGREQAVKYGAILIEDEVTRLEGNPDHSFFVHTKDGHAPLQTRTLVLATGIRDPFPTIPGIQECLGTSTFLCPDCDGFESVEQNTAVIGAFPQAMEMADELSFYTSKIFLVNHAKSPVEPEIREEISRKGYSLVDQTVDQLLHVEGRLRGLILASGDRLEVNRAFLSFPGAKVQTSLLEPFSVQLNEKGHVLTNPRTKETDHPNLWAVGDITLHSQQVAIAMGDGALAAIWIQKRLREQDQSERR, from the coding sequence GTGAGATACGATACGATCATCGTGGGTGGAGGGATTGGCGGCTTGCAGACAGCCATCCAGCTGGCGAGAAGCTTGCGCCGTGTTGCAGTTGTGGACATTCCAGGGGGCAGGTCGACTGTGGCGAAAGCTTACCGCAATGTACTGGGGTTCCCGGATGGGATCAGTGGAGAAGGCTTGCGCAAGATCGGCAGGGAGCAGGCTGTAAAATACGGCGCGATCCTTATTGAGGACGAAGTGACTCGTCTGGAAGGAAATCCCGATCATAGCTTTTTCGTACATACGAAAGACGGACATGCTCCGCTGCAAACACGGACGCTCGTCCTTGCGACAGGCATTCGCGATCCTTTTCCCACGATTCCCGGGATTCAGGAATGTCTGGGAACCTCCACCTTTCTTTGCCCGGACTGTGACGGCTTCGAATCTGTTGAGCAAAACACGGCAGTGATCGGTGCGTTTCCGCAAGCAATGGAGATGGCTGATGAGCTTTCGTTTTATACCTCGAAGATCTTCCTTGTCAATCACGCAAAGAGCCCTGTGGAACCCGAGATAAGGGAAGAAATCTCCCGAAAAGGGTATTCGCTTGTGGACCAGACTGTGGACCAGCTGCTGCATGTAGAGGGCAGGCTGCGCGGTCTCATCCTGGCTTCTGGGGACCGTCTGGAGGTGAACCGGGCATTTTTATCGTTTCCCGGTGCGAAGGTGCAGACAAGCCTTTTAGAACCCTTTTCTGTACAGCTCAATGAAAAAGGACATGTCCTCACCAATCCGCGGACTAAAGAAACAGACCATCCTAATCTCTGGGCTGTAGGGGACATTACCTTGCATTCGCAGCAAGTGGCCATAGCCATGGGAGATGGAGCGCTGGCCGCCATCTGGATTCAAAAACGCTTACGTGAACAAGATCAGTCAGAGCGCCGCTAG
- a CDS encoding genetic competence negative regulator translates to MRVERLGQDKIRIFLTFDDLSERGIEKEDMWRDIPKVHELFNDMMEQAYHELGFEVSGPVAVEVFALPAQGMVVIVTRGKTGSKDGKEEEEYDDEEVYELEVTLEESDLIIYAFRDFEHMVEAAHRINALLTNGGSAYFYQGKYHLVLEEVELDQERYHKLIAILSEYGEATPTTIYVLEEYGKVVVEDDAVKEICRHFK, encoded by the coding sequence ATGCGTGTTGAACGCCTTGGTCAAGATAAAATACGAATCTTTTTAACGTTTGACGACCTGTCAGAGCGCGGGATAGAGAAAGAAGACATGTGGCGTGACATTCCTAAAGTACATGAACTGTTCAACGACATGATGGAACAGGCTTATCATGAGTTAGGTTTCGAAGTGTCAGGGCCTGTTGCCGTTGAAGTGTTCGCCTTGCCAGCTCAGGGGATGGTCGTGATCGTGACTCGCGGCAAAACCGGCTCAAAGGACGGAAAAGAAGAAGAGGAGTACGATGACGAAGAAGTATACGAACTCGAAGTTACGCTTGAAGAGAGCGACCTCATCATCTACGCCTTCCGTGATTTTGAGCATATGGTCGAAGCTGCTCATCGAATAAATGCTCTGTTGACTAATGGAGGTTCCGCTTATTTTTACCAAGGCAAGTATCACTTGGTGCTGGAAGAAGTGGAGCTGGACCAGGAGCGCTACCATAAACTGATTGCGATCCTCTCTGAGTACGGGGAAGCGACGCCAACCACGATTTACGTGTTGGAGGAATACGGTAAAGTTGTCGTGGAAGACGATGCAGTTAAAGAAATATGCAGGCATTTTAAGTGA
- a CDS encoding PIG-L deacetylase family protein, which yields MKKHGILFIFAHPDDETFTSGITISKYHHEQSASCYLVTATRGQAGKPGNPPICSLEELPRVREQELRDASSILGVSALEIWDYEDKNLSFVPLEELIINIHEVISRLRPEVVVTFAPHGISGHPDHKSISNATTQAIHRLPENSSVRKLYYATRASSGTLTAPPPYTDSYDTITTIIDAPAFKEQVASALRAHRTQHLSVDRVFPGVTSGDAANVPPRNHFILAWTNLPNVNVEDKESDLLAGLRV from the coding sequence ATGAAAAAACACGGCATTTTATTTATTTTTGCCCATCCGGATGATGAAACGTTCACATCAGGCATCACCATTTCCAAATATCACCATGAGCAATCCGCAAGCTGCTACCTTGTCACTGCCACTCGGGGTCAAGCAGGAAAACCGGGAAATCCCCCTATCTGTTCTCTTGAAGAGCTGCCGCGGGTCCGTGAACAGGAGCTCAGAGACGCTTCATCGATTCTGGGTGTATCCGCACTGGAAATCTGGGATTACGAGGACAAGAACCTGAGCTTTGTCCCCCTAGAAGAGCTGATCATCAACATTCATGAGGTCATCTCGCGCCTGCGTCCTGAGGTTGTCGTGACATTCGCTCCACATGGCATTTCCGGACATCCGGATCACAAGTCGATCTCGAATGCAACCACGCAAGCCATACACCGATTGCCTGAAAATTCGAGTGTCCGAAAGCTCTATTATGCGACTCGTGCCTCGTCCGGCACACTGACTGCCCCGCCTCCCTACACGGATTCGTACGACACCATAACCACGATTATCGATGCCCCTGCATTCAAGGAACAGGTGGCTTCTGCGCTGCGTGCCCATCGTACCCAGCACTTATCGGTAGATCGCGTGTTTCCAGGCGTGACCTCAGGAGATGCGGCGAATGTACCACCCCGCAATCACTTCATTCTCGCGTGGACGAACCTTCCAAATGTGAATGTAGAGGACAAAGAGAGCGACCTGCTTGCAGGTTTGAGGGTCTAG
- a CDS encoding Glu/Leu/Phe/Val family dehydrogenase: MNLLESTQVVIKEALEKLGYQESMFELLKEPLRVLTVRIPVRMDNGEVKVFTGYRAQHNDAVGPTKGGIRFHPEVTEDEVKALSIWMSLKAGIVDLPYGGGKGGIICDPREMSFRELERLSRGYVRAISQLVGPTKDIPAPDVFTNSQIMAWMMDEYSRIREFDSPGFITGKPIALGGSHGRETATAKGVTICIREAAKRRNIDVKGARVVIQGFGNAGSYLAKFMHDAGAKVVGISDAYGALHDPNGLDIDYLLDRRDSFGTVTKLFNNTITNKELFELDCDILVPAAIENQITAANAHNIKAQIVVEAANGPTTLEATKILTERGILLVPDVLASAGGVTVSYFEWVQNNQGYYWTEEEVEAKLEQVMVRSFENVYSLSQTRRVDMRLSAYMVGARKMAEASRFRGWV, encoded by the coding sequence ATGAACTTGCTGGAATCCACTCAAGTGGTGATCAAGGAAGCACTGGAGAAACTAGGTTACCAAGAATCGATGTTTGAACTCTTGAAGGAGCCGCTACGCGTTTTGACCGTACGCATTCCGGTTCGCATGGATAACGGCGAAGTAAAGGTGTTTACGGGCTATCGTGCACAGCACAACGATGCAGTAGGTCCGACCAAGGGGGGCATTCGTTTCCACCCGGAAGTTACTGAGGATGAAGTTAAAGCACTTTCTATCTGGATGAGCCTCAAAGCAGGTATCGTCGATCTGCCATACGGTGGCGGTAAAGGCGGTATCATTTGCGACCCGCGTGAAATGTCCTTCCGTGAACTGGAAAGACTGAGCCGCGGTTACGTTCGCGCAATCAGCCAGCTTGTGGGACCAACAAAAGACATTCCGGCTCCGGACGTCTTTACGAACTCACAAATCATGGCATGGATGATGGACGAATATAGCCGTATCCGTGAATTTGACTCGCCTGGTTTCATTACGGGTAAACCAATCGCTTTGGGTGGTTCCCATGGCCGTGAAACAGCTACGGCAAAAGGTGTGACCATCTGCATCCGCGAAGCAGCAAAACGCCGCAACATCGACGTAAAAGGTGCTCGCGTGGTCATCCAAGGCTTTGGTAATGCAGGTAGCTACCTCGCGAAATTCATGCACGATGCTGGTGCCAAAGTAGTCGGAATTTCCGATGCATACGGTGCACTGCACGATCCGAACGGTTTGGATATCGATTATTTGCTCGACCGTCGTGACTCGTTTGGAACGGTTACCAAACTGTTCAACAACACAATCACAAACAAAGAGCTGTTTGAACTGGATTGCGACATTTTGGTGCCTGCAGCAATTGAAAACCAAATCACTGCTGCAAACGCTCACAATATCAAGGCTCAAATCGTAGTCGAAGCAGCAAACGGTCCAACAACTCTGGAAGCGACCAAAATTCTTACGGAACGTGGCATTCTGTTGGTTCCGGACGTACTGGCTAGTGCCGGCGGTGTGACTGTATCTTACTTCGAGTGGGTGCAAAACAACCAAGGCTACTACTGGACAGAAGAAGAAGTGGAAGCAAAATTGGAACAAGTCATGGTGCGTTCGTTTGAGAATGTTTACTCCTTGTCCCAAACTCGCCGCGTAGACATGCGACTGTCCGCCTACATGGTGGGTGCGCGTAAAATGGCTGAAGCATCTCGCTTCCGCGGTTGGGTGTAA
- a CDS encoding asparaginase, giving the protein MLKKILVLNTGGTIAMSVDASEGVKPLDDQAVNKIVPFLERYADITMKNVLNLPSPHMTPVIMNQLRQHIEEELAAHSYDGVVITHGTDTLEETAYFLDLTLSLSVPVVVTGAMRSSNELGADGPVNLISSVRAAAEPESANKGVIVVFNDEIHAACHVTKTHTSNVATFQSPQYGPIGTIAKKQVHYHHAPIIREHYVISHADANVPLIKAVAGMDPSWLQFLLEQPIDGLVIEAFGLGNLPPAILPTLKQLLAKGVPIVLVSRCYNGQVQDVYDYEGGGRQLKDLGVIFSNGLNGQKARLKLIVTLQQTRDFKQLQHLFDQ; this is encoded by the coding sequence ATGTTGAAAAAAATATTGGTATTAAATACAGGCGGTACCATCGCCATGTCCGTGGATGCCTCTGAAGGTGTAAAGCCTCTGGACGATCAAGCCGTCAACAAAATTGTTCCCTTCCTTGAACGCTATGCCGATATCACCATGAAAAATGTCTTGAATTTACCAAGCCCACACATGACACCTGTCATCATGAACCAATTGCGTCAGCACATAGAAGAAGAGCTGGCTGCGCATTCATACGACGGTGTAGTCATCACGCACGGAACCGATACCTTGGAGGAAACCGCATACTTCCTAGACTTGACGCTCTCCCTCTCTGTTCCTGTGGTCGTGACAGGAGCCATGCGCAGCAGCAATGAGCTTGGGGCGGATGGTCCTGTCAATCTGATTTCCTCCGTCCGGGCAGCTGCAGAACCGGAAAGTGCCAACAAAGGGGTCATCGTCGTGTTCAACGATGAAATCCACGCTGCCTGCCATGTCACCAAGACGCATACCAGCAACGTAGCAACGTTCCAATCGCCCCAATACGGTCCGATCGGCACCATCGCCAAGAAGCAGGTGCATTATCATCATGCACCGATAATCCGTGAGCACTATGTCATCTCCCATGCCGACGCAAACGTGCCGTTGATCAAGGCCGTGGCGGGGATGGATCCATCGTGGCTGCAATTTTTGCTGGAACAGCCGATCGACGGTTTGGTCATCGAAGCATTCGGACTCGGCAACCTGCCTCCTGCAATCCTCCCTACGCTGAAACAGCTCTTAGCTAAGGGAGTGCCCATCGTCCTCGTCTCTCGCTGCTACAACGGGCAAGTCCAAGACGTGTACGATTATGAAGGCGGCGGCCGTCAGCTAAAAGATCTGGGCGTCATTTTCTCAAACGGCCTGAACGGTCAAAAAGCTCGCTTGAAGCTGATCGTCACCTTGCAGCAAACACGAGACTTCAAGCAATTGCAGCACTTGTTCGATCAATAA
- the prsW gene encoding glutamic-type intramembrane protease PrsW, with protein MIAMIGAAVAPGIAILSYFYLRDSLEPEPISMVIRSFIFGVLLVIPIMVIQYIMQTEWNWRDGIVAEVFQSAFVEEFFKWMVIYFTAYKHVEFDEPYDGIVYAVAVSLGFATLENLFYLIINGLDIAFWRALLPVSSHALFAVWMGYYLGLAKFSKGVRKERIFLWVSVALPIALHALYNAIFLSIQNWLVVIVPFMLILWWQGLKKVQRAHDFGSKKLSSRPQ; from the coding sequence ATGATTGCTATGATCGGAGCGGCAGTTGCCCCCGGCATTGCCATCTTGAGCTATTTTTACCTGCGTGACAGTTTGGAGCCGGAGCCGATTTCGATGGTGATCCGGTCATTTATCTTTGGGGTGCTGCTGGTGATCCCCATCATGGTGATCCAGTACATCATGCAGACTGAATGGAACTGGCGGGACGGCATTGTCGCGGAAGTATTCCAGTCCGCATTTGTTGAAGAGTTCTTTAAATGGATGGTCATTTATTTTACGGCGTATAAACATGTAGAATTTGATGAGCCCTACGATGGGATCGTTTATGCAGTGGCAGTCTCACTCGGGTTTGCCACCTTGGAAAATCTGTTCTATTTGATTATCAATGGCCTGGATATTGCCTTTTGGCGCGCCTTGCTGCCTGTGTCGAGCCACGCTTTGTTTGCAGTGTGGATGGGGTATTACCTGGGTTTGGCGAAGTTCTCCAAAGGAGTTCGCAAAGAGCGAATCTTCCTGTGGGTATCCGTAGCTTTGCCGATCGCTCTTCATGCCCTATACAATGCAATCTTCCTGTCGATCCAAAACTGGCTCGTGGTTATTGTGCCCTTCATGCTGATTCTCTGGTGGCAAGGATTGAAAAAGGTGCAAAGAGCGCATGATTTCGGTTCTAAAAAGTTATCTTCCCGTCCACAATAG